A section of the Eublepharis macularius isolate TG4126 chromosome 1, MPM_Emac_v1.0, whole genome shotgun sequence genome encodes:
- the TMEM30A gene encoding cell cycle control protein 50A, protein MAMNYSAKEEADGHQVVAASSSGATSAGGGGLSGGNSVGGGAVKSRKPDNTAFKQQRLPAWQPILTAGTVLPAFFVIGLIFIPIGIGIFVTSNNIREYEIDYTGTEPGSPCNKCLNVSWNSTPCHCIINFTLDQPFESNVFMYYGLSNFYQNHRRYVKSRDDSQLNGNNNSLFNPSKECEPYRTSEDNKPIAPCGAIANSMFNDTLTLYHIDQNGTHLIKLNKKGIAWWTDKYVKFRNPVGDDDNLTVLFHGTAKPVNWRKPVYQLDSDPDNNGFINEDFIVWMRTAALPTFRKLYRLIERKNSLLPTLPAGKYSLDITYNYPVHSFDGRKRMILSTISWMGGKNPFLGIAYITVGSICFFLGVVLLIIHHKYGNRNNSADIPN, encoded by the exons ATGGCGATGAACTACAGCGCGAAAGAGGAGGCAGACGGGCACCAGGTGGTGGCCGCGAGTAGCAGCGGCGCGACCAGCGCCGGAGGAGGGGGGCTGTCTGGGGGCAACAGCGTGGGCGGGGGAGCCGTCAAGAGCCGCAAACCTGACAACACGGCCTTTAAGCAGCAGCGGCTGCCGGCTTGGCAGCCCATCCTCACCGCCGGCACCGTCCTGCCCGCCTTCTTCGTCATCGGCCTCATCTTCATCCCCATCGGCATCGGCATCTTCGTCACCTCCAACAACATCCGAGAGTACGAG ATTGATTATACAGGAACAGAGCCAGGTAGTCCTTGTAATAAGTGCTTAAATGTGTCCTGGAACAGTACTCCTTGCCATTGCATCATTAACTTCACATTGGATCAACCTTTTGAG AgcaatgtatttatgtattatgGACTGTCAAACTTCTATCAGAATCATCGCCGCTATGTGAAGTCTCGGGATGATAGCCAGCTAAACGGCAATAATAATTCTTTATTT AACCCCAGTAAGGAATGTGAGCCTTACCGCACCAGTGAGGACAATAAGCCCATTGCTCCTTGTGGAGCTATTGCCAACAGCATGTTCAATG ATACATTAACATTATATCATATTGATCAAAATGGAACACATCTTATTAAGCTGAATAAAAAGGGTATTGCTTGGTGGACCGACAAATACGTGAAGTTTAGGAATCCTGTTGGAGATGATGATAACTTAACAGTACTTTTTCATG gcaCAGCAAAGCCTGTCAACTGGCGCAAACCAGTGTATCAGTTGGATTCAGACCCAGACAACAATGGGTTCATCAATGAAGACTTCATTGTGTGGATGCGTACGGCAGCATTGCCTACATTTCGTAAGCTGTATCGCCTCATAGAGAGGAAGAACAGCTTGCTCCCTACTCTGCCTGCTGGAAAGTATTCCTTAGATATAACATACA attATCCCGTGCATAGCTTTGATGGACGAAAACGGATGATTTTGAGCACAATTTCATGGATGGGCGGCAAGAATCCATTTCTGGGAATTGCCTACATAACTGTTGGCTCCATTTGCTTTTTTCTTGGAGTAGTGCTGCTAATCATTCATCACAAATATGGAAATCGGAACAATAGTGCAGATATTCCCAATTAA